In Verrucomicrobiia bacterium, the sequence TCGGCGCCGCATTCAAATCAATACCAGAAGGCGTCATTACAACTCGAATCGTTGTAACAGCCATTTCAAAATTATGTGTTCTCTGTGCAAATAGCTTTGCGTTATTAATAGCAAAAAGAAGGACGTCTTCCTCATCATAAATGAAGGACTCCTTCTGCCTTAGCATATAGCCAGAAACCACTTTTTTAAATTGAGTAATAGTCATGGTTTCCTAAAGGGGCATGGTTTTTAGGCCATGCCCCGCCATAAGCTAAACGCTGAAACTATTCATGCCACCGGTTTTACCAGGGCCTTTAGGACAATCTTTTGTCTTATATTCTTTAACCTCATTTTTACCGTGTAAGCTGTCGCTAGCTTCACCAGTCAAAATCATGGTTTCTTTAACGTCTTTGCCTGATTTGGTGGTTACCGCCATATCCGGCAAATTATCTGTGTAGTAATTATCCATATATATTAATATCCTCTCACGTTAATTTTAAGTTCTCCCGTATAAGAAAACGCGGCATTTGTGCTGTCGTCTCTTAACAAGATTTCACTTCCGTCAGCATTGGGAGCCGCGACTATAATCGAGGTTCCCCCATCATCCAAAAGCCCATTTGAAACTTCCCAAATTTTAGTCAGTCCCAAAACTTCTGCTGGTATTTTTTCATCAACAAGGCCGGAGCCGGCACCGTTTAGAGTAATCGCGGCTTCAATAAATTTGCCAACAAATTTCTCACTGCGAGTGCCAAGCTCATAGCTATTGTTAACGACTACATCATCTTGTGTAACGTTAGCCATAAATTATGGTGCGTAATCCATAACGTTTTTAATGAACATGTGCGATTCTGGAAAACGAAGTTCCAAGCCGCAGTCTGTCAACCATTCGTCTTTTCGATAATCTGCATCGTTAGGTTGGCGATTTCTTAATAAGTTTGTGTCGCGCCCATCGAGATAGGTGTAAACCATGTTATTAACATCCAGAATCAGCGCGCTATATCGAAGTTTACTATCAGCGCTGAATAAAGGATGCGTTTTGTAATAGAGAGTTCCAAATGGCGTTACATGTTTAACAACATTCATTCCATAGGTATCAGCCATAGGAAGATCAGAGTTAAGCACCGACTTGCTCTTATAAAGCTGGTTAACGACGTTCAAGAATCCTGTTCCACACAAAACTAATTTTTCATTAGCTACATTGTTTACAAATCGGAACACGCGCTCCAAATAACCGTCATAGCTTTTTTCCGATAATTGACCGCCAGCATTTTCAATGATGCGTTTCTGGTCATCGGAATCTAGCGTGATAGGCGTTGGGCTATTACCATAAACAGTTCCCTTCTCCCAGTCTCTTAAGTAACCTAAAATACCTCGAGTTGTATAAGTGACCAAGCTGGTATTTGGATCAACCGTTTTCGAGTAAACACCAAACAGCTGAGTGCGCTCAATTTCAACTAAGTGAGTTAGAGAGGCTTCCTTGGCTTTATCTTTGTAAGGGCCTGTTTCATCAAATTTGGCAGAAGTTTTTAACGCCGTTCCAGAAATTGAGAACGAGGTTCTAAATATTTGCG encodes:
- a CDS encoding DUF5309 domain-containing protein, whose protein sequence is MPILGLLGSEHFANERFTNIRREVFYTYPNGAAPLTGILSLLKQEKVNDPEFKWYEKRFRTFQTKTTQNNQAPPNGPFLDAAGAVALPDGTTLLTNTLYRVEVIPGGTDQFRVGNVIDIQNVPNQAGTAFYDIKGIITLIDAANNQIQFRPLEQYDAISNDIDANDKDVLDIGSAHQEAAVGSSLAPYNLPVQFFNATQIFRTSFSISGTALKTSAKFDETGPYKDKAKEASLTHLVEIERTQLFGVYSKTVDPNTSLVTYTTRGILGYLRDWEKGTVYGNSPTPITLDSDDQKRIIENAGGQLSEKSYDGYLERVFRFVNNVANEKLVLCGTGFLNVVNQLYKSKSVLNSDLPMADTYGMNVVKHVTPFGTLYYKTHPLFSADSKLRYSALILDVNNMVYTYLDGRDTNLLRNRQPNDADYRKDEWLTDCGLELRFPESHMFIKNVMDYAP